In Archangium violaceum, the following are encoded in one genomic region:
- a CDS encoding cupin, with protein MRHFRSSDFRAGRAWGALDIAELNGVSVRLHWTNAPYEWHVNEGEEVFAVLDGAVDMHVRQDGEVRIIPLRAGDVFHAQVGDEHVAHPLGEARILVIEKAGSV; from the coding sequence ATGCGACACTTTCGGAGCAGTGACTTCCGTGCCGGGCGGGCCTGGGGCGCCCTGGACATCGCCGAGCTGAACGGGGTCTCGGTGCGTCTGCACTGGACCAACGCGCCCTACGAGTGGCACGTCAACGAGGGCGAGGAGGTGTTCGCCGTCCTCGACGGGGCCGTGGACATGCACGTGAGGCAGGACGGCGAGGTGCGGATCATCCCGCTGCGCGCCGGGGACGTCTTCCACGCCCAGGTGGGGGATGAGCACGTGGCCCATCCCCTCGGGGAGGCGCGGATCCTGGTGATTGAGAAGGCCGGCAGCGTGTAG
- a CDS encoding 1-acyl-sn-glycerol-3-phosphate acyltransferase yields the protein MDTALVQATNHSDALKEEFGPVSRVLGQRYFDGVRFPTEAEDELRALHAKGFVVHVMRTTAWVNYLYLAWAMVRRALPPVRAVVNLRPWFTRPFRKTAQRGDFDVRFTYARRHGGSGLIFLKKTALLSASGKDIKENPFPSLVAMARKGDRTVYLVPELFVWEKRTARAKPNVWDHVFGSPEAPGFLHSMVAFFRNYRRAQFRVGEPIDLKRFIEENPQDSDEVIARKVRSALNHHLARETQAVFGPPVKSPERIIEETLRDRTLRKSLDAVATESNRRPESVLRQARRNLRAIAAKPSPTTLAFVSPLLGWVFNRIYDGIEVDEAGLNRALKAASKAPLVLCPSHKSHVDYLVMSWILWNRGYAVPLVAAGANLSFWPLGPLLRRCGAFFLRRSFKDDKVYAASFKGYVKKLAHDGVHQEFFPEGGRSRTGKLLQPKLGMFTWQVESVLEGARNDLIFVPVSIDYEKVVESGSYSKELAGGEKKPEDIKALLSTPKVLTARYGRIHLTFDEPLSLVELMKSRGLDPAQPISDDQKKGLVRALGNRVMYGISKVSTVTPHALVSASLLAHRRRGMTSRELTDRISVLRRIAAEEKAPLSTLLKDSPSNPEAMGAIQDAMRTFCSDGMVRTQKAHGEVIYQAEDDRRAEMSFYKNTLMNLVAARSLVATALLVGAPAPFDEVKARALWLSRLFKVEFIYRVGASFDTIFSEMVERMVRMGLVLYEGDTLSVAPEPHARPELEFLADLLRDYLEAYLIATQTLPEVATGVAQDRKSFVKQAMDLGRAEYHSGRITAAESLAKVTLENAVAYLLDQRYLVEEDKKLKLGPAAPDTAACKQFAEEIRRYLRQQA from the coding sequence GTGGATACCGCCCTGGTGCAGGCTACGAATCACAGCGATGCATTGAAGGAGGAGTTCGGCCCCGTCTCCCGGGTGCTGGGCCAGCGCTACTTCGATGGGGTGCGCTTCCCCACCGAGGCAGAGGACGAGTTGCGTGCGCTCCACGCCAAGGGCTTCGTGGTGCACGTCATGCGCACCACGGCCTGGGTCAACTACCTCTACCTGGCCTGGGCGATGGTGCGCCGGGCCCTGCCCCCCGTGCGGGCCGTGGTGAACCTGCGTCCCTGGTTCACCCGGCCCTTCCGCAAGACGGCGCAGCGGGGTGACTTCGACGTGCGCTTCACCTACGCCCGGCGCCACGGCGGCAGCGGCCTCATCTTCCTCAAGAAGACGGCCCTGCTGAGCGCCTCGGGCAAGGACATCAAGGAGAACCCCTTCCCCTCCCTGGTGGCCATGGCGCGCAAGGGGGACCGCACCGTCTACCTGGTGCCGGAGCTCTTCGTCTGGGAGAAGCGCACCGCCCGCGCCAAGCCCAACGTGTGGGACCACGTCTTCGGCAGCCCCGAGGCCCCTGGCTTCCTGCACTCGATGGTGGCCTTCTTCCGCAACTACCGCCGCGCGCAGTTCCGCGTGGGCGAGCCCATCGATCTCAAGCGCTTCATCGAGGAGAACCCGCAGGACTCGGACGAGGTGATCGCCCGCAAGGTGCGCAGCGCGCTCAACCATCACCTGGCGCGCGAGACGCAAGCCGTCTTCGGGCCACCGGTGAAGTCCCCCGAGCGCATCATCGAGGAGACGCTGCGCGACCGCACCCTGCGCAAGTCCCTGGACGCGGTCGCCACCGAGAGCAACCGCCGCCCCGAGAGCGTGCTGCGCCAGGCCCGGCGCAACCTGCGCGCCATCGCCGCCAAGCCCAGCCCCACGACGCTGGCCTTCGTCTCGCCCCTGCTCGGGTGGGTGTTCAACCGCATCTACGACGGCATCGAGGTGGACGAGGCGGGGCTCAACCGGGCCCTGAAGGCGGCCAGCAAGGCCCCGCTGGTGCTGTGCCCCTCGCACAAGAGCCACGTGGACTACCTGGTGATGAGCTGGATCCTCTGGAACCGCGGCTACGCGGTGCCACTGGTGGCCGCGGGCGCCAACCTGTCCTTCTGGCCCCTGGGGCCCCTGCTGCGCCGCTGCGGCGCCTTCTTCCTGCGCCGCTCCTTCAAGGACGACAAGGTGTATGCCGCCTCCTTCAAGGGCTACGTGAAGAAGCTGGCCCACGACGGCGTGCACCAGGAGTTCTTCCCCGAGGGCGGGCGCTCGCGCACCGGCAAGCTGCTGCAGCCCAAGCTGGGCATGTTCACCTGGCAGGTGGAGTCCGTGCTCGAGGGCGCTCGCAACGATCTCATCTTCGTGCCCGTGTCCATCGACTACGAGAAGGTCGTGGAGTCGGGCAGCTACTCCAAGGAGCTGGCCGGCGGCGAGAAGAAGCCCGAGGACATCAAGGCCCTGCTGAGCACCCCCAAGGTGCTCACGGCGCGCTACGGCCGCATCCACCTCACCTTCGACGAGCCGCTGTCGCTGGTGGAGCTGATGAAGAGCCGCGGGCTCGATCCGGCCCAGCCCATCTCGGACGACCAGAAGAAGGGCCTGGTGCGCGCGCTGGGCAACCGGGTGATGTACGGCATCAGCAAGGTGTCCACGGTCACGCCCCACGCCCTGGTGAGCGCGTCGCTGCTGGCCCACCGCCGGCGCGGCATGACGAGCCGCGAGCTGACGGACCGCATCTCCGTCCTGCGCCGCATCGCGGCGGAGGAGAAGGCACCGCTGTCCACCCTGCTGAAGGACTCGCCGAGCAACCCCGAGGCCATGGGCGCCATCCAGGACGCCATGCGCACCTTCTGCTCGGATGGGATGGTGCGCACGCAGAAGGCGCACGGCGAGGTCATCTACCAGGCCGAGGACGATCGCCGCGCCGAGATGTCCTTCTACAAGAACACGCTGATGAACCTGGTGGCGGCGCGCAGCCTCGTGGCCACCGCGCTGCTGGTGGGGGCCCCGGCGCCGTTCGACGAGGTGAAGGCCCGGGCACTGTGGCTGTCGCGGCTCTTCAAGGTGGAGTTCATCTACCGGGTGGGCGCCAGCTTCGACACCATCTTCTCGGAGATGGTGGAGCGGATGGTGCGGATGGGGCTGGTGCTGTACGAAGGGGACACCCTGAGCGTGGCGCCCGAGCCCCATGCGCGTCCGGAGCTGGAGTTCCTGGCGGATCTGCTGCGCGACTACCTGGAGGCCTACCTGATCGCGACCCAGACGCTGCCGGAGGTGGCGACGGGCGTGGCACAGGACCGCAAGTCCTTCGTGAAGCAGGCCATGGACCTGGGCCGGGCCGAGTACCACTCGGGGCGCATCACCGCCGCCGAGTCCCTGGCCAAGGTGACGCTGGAGAACGCCGTCGCCTACCTGCTGGACCAGCGCTACCTCGTGGAGGAGGACAAGAAGCTCAAGCTGGGGCCGGCGGCGCCCGACACGGCGGCCTGCAAGCAGTTCGCCGAGGAGATCCGCCGCTACCTGCGCCAGCAGGCCTGA